In a single window of the bacterium genome:
- a CDS encoding cation:proton antiporter — MVSSVVPPLYLALGFLATAALVSAVVARARLPYTVALVVVGLAAGTAHLVPPITVGPDVIVTALILPLLFEGAVRIPRRHLRTYAPLIVALAVPGTVVSAAAIAGAALLGHVPWRAALLLGAVCAATDPAGVIALVREAALDERLGTVLEGEAVVNDAVAIVLFGLAMASPPDVGPAAASFVWLLAAGAAAGFAVGAAAAYMLRGITDPVVEAIGSLVAAVAAYVVSETVHASGVIGVVAAGLAFAELAGQSLTPAGSETVRVVWDVIAFLANSALFLLVGLVVPLPLLARYGGLIAVVVLAALASRALIVYGFTALLARGAAPFPTVWRHLMVWGGLRGGVAVALVLALPPMLPQREAVAAGILGTVVWTLVGQGLLMRPIMLLLGLDRAVPHEPRPAPNEAR; from the coding sequence ATGGTGAGTTCTGTCGTGCCCCCCCTCTATCTCGCGCTCGGCTTCCTCGCCACGGCCGCGCTCGTCTCCGCGGTTGTGGCGCGCGCCCGGCTGCCCTACACGGTGGCCCTCGTCGTGGTGGGGCTCGCGGCGGGAACGGCGCACCTCGTACCGCCGATCACCGTGGGACCCGATGTGATCGTCACCGCGCTGATCCTTCCCCTGCTCTTCGAGGGCGCGGTCCGGATCCCGCGGCGTCACCTCAGGACCTACGCGCCACTGATCGTCGCGCTCGCCGTCCCGGGCACCGTCGTGTCCGCGGCGGCCATCGCCGGCGCCGCGCTGCTGGGCCATGTGCCGTGGCGCGCCGCGCTCCTGTTGGGCGCCGTCTGCGCGGCGACCGACCCGGCCGGCGTGATCGCGCTTGTGCGGGAGGCGGCCCTCGACGAGCGGCTCGGGACCGTCCTCGAAGGTGAAGCGGTCGTTAACGACGCCGTCGCGATCGTCTTGTTCGGTCTGGCCATGGCGTCGCCGCCCGACGTCGGCCCCGCCGCCGCGTCGTTCGTCTGGCTTCTCGCCGCGGGCGCCGCCGCCGGGTTTGCCGTCGGGGCGGCGGCGGCGTACATGCTGCGCGGCATCACCGACCCCGTCGTCGAAGCGATCGGCAGCCTCGTCGCCGCCGTCGCCGCCTACGTGGTCTCGGAGACGGTCCACGCGAGCGGCGTGATCGGCGTCGTCGCCGCGGGACTGGCGTTCGCGGAGCTGGCCGGCCAGAGTCTCACGCCCGCCGGATCGGAAACGGTGCGCGTCGTCTGGGACGTCATCGCGTTTCTGGCGAACTCGGCGCTGTTTCTGCTGGTCGGTCTCGTCGTCCCGCTGCCGCTGCTGGCCCGCTACGGCGGGCTGATTGCCGTTGTCGTCCTCGCCGCGCTGGCGTCCCGCGCCCTTATCGTCTACGGTTTTACCGCGCTGCTGGCGCGCGGCGCCGCGCCGTTCCCGACGGTCTGGCGGCACCTGATGGTCTGGGGCGGGTTACGCGGCGGGGTCGCGGTGGCGCTCGTCCTCGCGCTGCCGCCGATGCTGCCGCAGCGCGAAGCCGTGGCGGCGGGCATCTTGGGTACGGTCGTCTGGACGCTGGTCGGTCAGGGGCTGTTGATGCGGCCAATCATGCTGTTGCTCGGGCTGGACCGCGCCGTCCCGCACGAGCCTCGACCAGCTCCGAACGAAGCGCGTTAG
- a CDS encoding DUF167 domain-containing protein, whose protein sequence is MRITVHVTPRARRPGVERRADGTFHVAVSAAPHEGEANEAVVAALAGHFGVGRGRVRIVRGHRGRHKLVEVDAAVAP, encoded by the coding sequence GTGCGTATCACGGTCCACGTCACGCCGCGGGCGCGCCGGCCCGGCGTCGAGCGTCGCGCCGACGGGACGTTTCACGTGGCCGTGAGCGCGGCGCCGCACGAGGGTGAGGCCAACGAGGCGGTCGTCGCCGCGCTGGCCGGCCACTTCGGCGTCGGGCGCGGCCGCGTGCGTATCGTGCGCGGACACCGCGGCCGCCACAAGCTCGTCGAGGTCGACGCGGCCGTCGCTCCCTAA
- a CDS encoding FAD-linked oxidase C-terminal domain-containing protein, whose product MPPADLRDLVHDLRRRVRGEVRFDAVSRALYSTDASIYEIEPLGVVLPRDADDVQAVIEAARAAQAPLLPRGGGTSLAGQTVGRAIVLDFSKYMNSVVEINAEAGWARVQPGVVRHELLRALAPSGLIYGPETSTSSRATIGGMIGNNSSGSRSIVYGKTVDTLLAMRAWLADGTPVVFEDIPPDEAARRAQGGGAEGRLYREVARIVAGARDEVARRFPRIQRRVGGYNLDEFPAGGAVNLGKLVAGSEGTLAIVTEATVRLARRPPATVLAVFQFDDLVPALEYTPEILSTKPAAVELTDRYIVELARQTGELSQRLTFVDGNPGALIAVEYAGESQAALAPALDGLEARMRREGYRGTMRRILDPAAQANLWAVREAGVGLLLGMKSARKPVAFVEDSAVDPARIAEYTRRFREIVRRHGTDASFYGHASVGLLHTRPILDLHEPRDVAEMRQIAEEIAALVAEFGGALSGEHGDGLSRGEFVEKMFGSRLYAAFRGIKAAFDPEGRMNPGKIVDAPPMTESLRYRPEPGPAPATVQDFSRDGGVRASIELCSGIGACRKPRGGTMCPSYMLTLEEAHSTRGRANALRAAISGVLPAGSLTSRELYDVMDLCIGCKACKAECPSNVDMAKLKHEFLAGYYARHGLPLRARLFGHVAALGPLGCAAAPLANRLLGSAPVRWALERIAGIDARRRLPPFARRRFTQWWRERAPSSAGAPAGAGFLGVPGQGRVALFVDTFTEYYYPSIGRAAVRVLESAGCRVELVPLSCCGRPMISNGMLRQAQRLAARTIERLRPFAEAGMPIVGLEPSCIVTFKDEYPDLLRGGAADAVARATYAFEEYLGVLDAAGIRPPYTPADRRVLMHGHCHQKAMIRTGPALAALRAVPGASVDEIDSGCCGMAGSFGVEREHYDISIAMGERVLFKTVRAAPAETLLVASGTSCRQQIAHGTGRRALHLAEALALALPGETPAARDA is encoded by the coding sequence GTGCCGCCCGCCGACCTGCGCGATCTCGTCCACGACCTTCGCCGGCGCGTACGGGGCGAGGTACGGTTCGACGCGGTCTCGCGCGCCCTCTACAGCACCGACGCCAGCATCTACGAGATCGAGCCGCTCGGCGTCGTCCTGCCGCGCGACGCGGACGACGTGCAGGCCGTGATCGAGGCCGCGCGCGCCGCCCAGGCGCCGCTCTTGCCGAGGGGCGGCGGCACCAGTCTGGCCGGCCAGACCGTCGGCCGCGCGATCGTGCTCGATTTCTCGAAGTACATGAACAGCGTCGTCGAGATCAACGCCGAGGCCGGGTGGGCCCGCGTGCAGCCCGGGGTCGTGCGACACGAGCTGCTGCGGGCGCTCGCGCCGAGCGGGCTCATCTACGGCCCGGAGACGTCGACGAGCAGCCGCGCGACGATCGGCGGGATGATCGGCAACAATTCCTCCGGTTCCAGGTCGATCGTCTACGGAAAGACGGTCGACACGCTGCTCGCGATGCGCGCGTGGCTGGCGGACGGCACGCCGGTCGTCTTCGAGGACATCCCGCCGGACGAGGCGGCGCGGCGGGCGCAGGGCGGCGGCGCGGAAGGACGGCTCTACCGCGAGGTCGCCCGGATCGTGGCGGGCGCCCGGGACGAGGTCGCGCGGCGATTTCCGCGCATCCAACGGCGGGTCGGCGGCTACAATCTCGACGAGTTTCCCGCGGGCGGCGCGGTGAATCTCGGCAAGCTGGTCGCCGGCTCCGAAGGGACGCTCGCGATCGTGACCGAGGCGACGGTGCGGCTGGCGCGCCGGCCGCCCGCGACCGTGCTCGCGGTGTTTCAGTTCGACGACCTCGTGCCCGCGCTCGAGTACACCCCGGAAATTCTGTCGACGAAGCCGGCGGCGGTGGAGCTCACGGACCGGTACATCGTGGAGCTCGCCCGCCAAACAGGCGAGCTGAGTCAGCGCCTGACGTTCGTCGACGGGAACCCCGGCGCGTTGATCGCGGTCGAGTACGCCGGCGAGAGCCAGGCCGCGCTGGCGCCGGCGCTCGACGGCCTGGAGGCCCGAATGCGCCGGGAGGGCTACCGGGGGACGATGCGGCGGATCCTCGACCCCGCGGCCCAGGCCAACCTTTGGGCGGTTCGCGAGGCCGGCGTCGGACTGCTGCTCGGCATGAAAAGCGCCCGCAAGCCGGTCGCGTTCGTCGAGGACAGCGCGGTCGATCCCGCCCGCATCGCCGAGTACACGCGCCGCTTCCGGGAGATCGTGCGGCGCCACGGGACCGACGCGTCGTTCTACGGCCACGCGAGCGTCGGCCTTCTGCACACCCGTCCGATCCTCGACCTCCATGAGCCCCGGGACGTCGCGGAGATGCGTCAGATCGCCGAGGAGATTGCCGCCCTCGTCGCCGAGTTCGGCGGGGCGCTGAGCGGCGAGCATGGCGACGGCCTGTCGCGCGGCGAGTTTGTGGAGAAGATGTTCGGCTCCCGGCTCTACGCCGCGTTCCGCGGGATCAAGGCAGCGTTCGATCCGGAAGGCCGTATGAACCCCGGGAAGATCGTCGATGCGCCGCCGATGACCGAATCGCTGCGGTACCGGCCGGAGCCCGGGCCCGCTCCCGCGACGGTCCAGGACTTCAGCCGCGACGGAGGGGTGCGGGCCTCGATCGAGCTCTGCAGCGGTATCGGCGCGTGCCGGAAGCCGCGCGGCGGGACGATGTGCCCGTCTTACATGCTCACGCTCGAAGAGGCGCACAGCACGCGCGGCCGCGCCAACGCGCTGCGGGCGGCGATCTCCGGTGTGCTGCCGGCGGGGTCGCTGACGAGCCGCGAACTGTACGACGTGATGGATCTCTGTATCGGCTGCAAGGCGTGCAAGGCCGAGTGTCCCAGTAACGTCGACATGGCCAAGCTCAAGCACGAGTTTCTCGCCGGATACTACGCACGGCACGGGCTGCCGCTGCGGGCGCGGCTCTTCGGCCACGTCGCCGCGCTCGGGCCGCTCGGCTGCGCGGCGGCGCCCCTCGCGAACCGGCTGCTCGGCAGCGCGCCGGTACGGTGGGCGCTCGAGCGGATCGCGGGCATCGACGCCCGGCGGCGGCTGCCGCCCTTCGCGCGCCGCCGCTTCACGCAATGGTGGCGGGAGCGCGCCCCCTCGTCCGCCGGCGCGCCGGCAGGAGCGGGATTCCTCGGGGTGCCGGGGCAGGGACGGGTCGCGTTGTTCGTGGATACGTTCACGGAGTACTATTACCCGTCGATCGGGCGGGCCGCCGTACGGGTGCTCGAATCGGCCGGATGCCGCGTCGAGCTCGTCCCGCTGTCGTGCTGCGGGCGCCCGATGATCAGCAACGGGATGCTGCGGCAGGCCCAGCGGCTCGCCGCCCGCACGATCGAGCGGCTGCGGCCGTTCGCCGAGGCCGGCATGCCGATCGTGGGACTGGAGCCGTCCTGCATCGTGACCTTCAAAGATGAGTACCCGGATCTGCTGCGCGGCGGTGCCGCGGACGCGGTCGCCCGGGCGACCTACGCGTTCGAAGAGTATCTCGGCGTGCTCGATGCGGCGGGAATCCGCCCGCCGTACACGCCGGCCGACCGGCGTGTGCTGATGCACGGCCACTGTCATCAGAAGGCGATGATCCGGACGGGCCCGGCCCTCGCCGCCCTGCGGGCGGTGCCCGGCGCGTCGGTCGACGAGATCGACTCCGGCTGCTGCGGCATGGCCGGCTCCTTCGGCGTCGAGCGCGAGCATTACGACATCTCGATCGCTATGGGCGAGCGCGTGCTGTTCAAGACGGTGCGGGCGGCGCCGGCGGAGACGCTGCTGGTCGCATCGGGCACGTCGTGCCGCCAGCAGATCGCCCACGGCACGGGCCGGCGCGCGCTGCACCTCGCGGAAGCGCTGGCGCTCGCGCTGCCCGGCGAGACGCCCGCCGCCCGGGACGCCTGA
- a CDS encoding VOC family protein: protein MTETLLDPRTTVGHVHLRVADLDRALGFYRDVLGFREAWRGDETVMLSADGRYPFALGLTATADPAPGPRRRSGLYHAAFLLPGRAALGRLLRRLLEHDVALDGASDHLVSEALYLRDPEGNGLELYADRPQEQWPWNSDQVDMTTRELDLRDLLAAGGDRSAPAPEGTRLGHVHLRVSDLRRAEAFYHEALGFDVTLRRYTGALFLSAGGYHHHLGTNVWAGQGIPPAAPTGPGLWYFTVRLPGADDLARAAARLRAHGVTPGPTADYGPCLGVGAADLDGILVLLTADHSPLPNRLTWSPAREPLGAARAT, encoded by the coding sequence ATGACCGAGACGCTGCTCGATCCCCGAACGACCGTCGGACACGTGCACCTGCGCGTTGCCGATCTCGACCGTGCGTTGGGATTTTACCGCGATGTGCTGGGGTTCCGTGAGGCGTGGCGCGGCGATGAGACGGTGATGCTGTCGGCCGACGGCCGCTACCCGTTCGCACTCGGGCTCACCGCCACCGCGGACCCGGCGCCCGGGCCGCGCCGGCGCTCTGGACTGTACCACGCGGCGTTTCTGCTGCCCGGCCGCGCCGCGCTCGGACGCCTGCTGCGGCGTCTTCTCGAGCACGACGTCGCGCTCGACGGGGCATCCGACCATCTCGTCAGCGAGGCCCTGTACCTGCGTGATCCGGAGGGCAACGGCCTGGAGCTCTATGCCGATCGGCCCCAGGAGCAGTGGCCCTGGAACAGCGACCAGGTGGACATGACCACCCGTGAGCTCGATCTGCGGGACCTGCTCGCCGCGGGCGGCGATCGGTCCGCGCCGGCCCCCGAAGGCACCCGCCTCGGACACGTCCACCTGCGGGTCTCCGATCTCCGCCGCGCGGAGGCCTTCTATCACGAGGCGCTCGGCTTCGACGTGACGCTCCGGCGATATACGGGCGCGCTGTTCCTGTCGGCGGGTGGCTACCATCATCACCTCGGGACCAACGTGTGGGCGGGGCAGGGCATTCCACCCGCGGCGCCCACCGGCCCGGGCCTCTGGTACTTCACGGTCCGGCTCCCCGGGGCGGACGACCTCGCTCGCGCCGCGGCGCGGCTGCGGGCGCACGGCGTCACACCCGGGCCGACCGCCGACTACGGGCCGTGTCTCGGCGTCGGGGCGGCCGACCTCGACGGCATTCTCGTGCTGCTGACCGCGGATCACTCGCCGCTTCCCAACCGACTCACCTGGAGCCCGGCCCGCGAGCCACTCGGTGCCGCCCGCGCGACCTAG
- a CDS encoding 4a-hydroxytetrahydrobiopterin dehydratase — translation MATDPAKRGQTNQPAGATGLADRRCVPCQGGTPPLTRAEFAPLLAQLDGWQVEDERMLVKVFRSKNFVQAVEFVNAITPVAEAENHHPDLRVSWGQVRVELWTHKINGLSEADFVMAAKIDRVYARPSAAAGGS, via the coding sequence ATGGCGACGGATCCCGCGAAGCGCGGACAGACAAACCAGCCGGCCGGCGCAACCGGTCTGGCCGACCGGCGGTGCGTCCCCTGCCAGGGAGGCACGCCGCCGCTCACCCGCGCCGAGTTCGCGCCCCTGCTCGCGCAACTCGACGGGTGGCAGGTGGAGGACGAGCGGATGCTCGTGAAGGTCTTCCGGTCCAAGAACTTCGTCCAGGCCGTCGAGTTTGTGAACGCGATCACGCCGGTGGCGGAGGCGGAAAATCACCATCCCGACCTGCGCGTGAGCTGGGGACAGGTGCGGGTGGAGTTGTGGACGCACAAGATCAACGGCCTCAGCGAAGCGGACTTCGTGATGGCGGCGAAGATCGACCGGGTCTACGCGCGGCCGTCCGCCGCGGCGGGCGGAAGTTAG
- a CDS encoding amidase family protein, which produces MAANDLCFTPVLELDRLIRAGDVSPVEITEAVLARIGRVNPALNAYITVTADLARAQARDAEARARRGERKGPLDGIPYSVKDLEDTAGVRTTYGSRWFERHVPSTDGAAAGRLRATGGVLVGKTNTPHFGHKDMSDNLIGPPCRNPWGRDRTSGGSSGGAAAGVAAGLGPLAHGSDGAGSIRCPASLCGVVGLKPSFGRVPYHPSPDYWASRSHNGPITRTVRDAALMLAALAGPDPRDPLSIDAPAEDYVAACDRDLRGLRVAWSADLGCLPVDPEVRTITETSARRFADLGCALDAPDLGWPDMREPHRYIWHVGVAARHQDRAREHPDWIEPSLMRMIVDAGRMSALDYGRALLARAPFYQAVGRLFEDYDLLLTPTMPVAAWPVEPDSGAVIDGRPAPTLLERLTFTFPFNLTGHPAVSVPCGWTRAGLPVGLQIIGRWHADATVLCAAAGFEAVQPWAGRRPPLD; this is translated from the coding sequence ATGGCGGCGAACGATCTGTGCTTCACCCCCGTGCTCGAACTGGACCGTCTCATCCGGGCCGGCGACGTCTCGCCGGTCGAGATCACGGAGGCGGTGCTCGCGCGGATCGGGCGCGTCAATCCCGCGCTCAACGCCTACATCACGGTGACCGCCGACCTTGCCCGCGCCCAGGCGCGCGACGCGGAGGCACGCGCGCGGCGCGGCGAGCGCAAGGGACCGCTCGACGGCATTCCGTACTCGGTGAAGGACCTCGAGGACACGGCCGGCGTGCGGACCACCTACGGCTCCCGGTGGTTCGAACGCCACGTCCCATCGACAGACGGCGCGGCGGCCGGGCGGCTGCGCGCGACCGGCGGCGTGCTTGTCGGCAAGACCAACACGCCGCACTTCGGGCACAAGGACATGAGCGACAACTTGATCGGTCCGCCGTGCCGCAATCCGTGGGGGCGGGATCGGACGTCCGGCGGATCGTCGGGAGGCGCCGCGGCCGGGGTCGCGGCCGGGCTGGGGCCGCTGGCCCACGGTTCGGACGGCGCCGGCTCAATCCGGTGCCCGGCGTCGCTGTGCGGCGTCGTCGGTCTCAAGCCCTCGTTCGGCCGGGTGCCGTACCACCCGAGTCCCGATTACTGGGCGTCGCGCTCCCACAACGGACCGATCACGCGAACCGTGCGCGACGCGGCGCTCATGCTTGCCGCGCTCGCCGGCCCGGACCCGCGCGATCCCTTATCGATCGACGCGCCGGCCGAGGACTACGTCGCTGCCTGCGATCGTGATCTTCGCGGACTGCGGGTCGCGTGGAGCGCGGACCTCGGCTGTCTTCCCGTGGACCCGGAGGTGCGGACGATCACGGAGACGTCGGCGCGCCGGTTCGCCGATTTGGGCTGCGCGCTCGACGCGCCGGATCTCGGATGGCCGGACATGCGCGAGCCGCACCGGTACATCTGGCACGTCGGCGTCGCGGCGCGCCATCAGGATCGGGCGCGCGAGCATCCCGACTGGATCGAGCCGTCGCTCATGCGCATGATCGTCGACGCCGGCCGCATGAGCGCGCTCGACTACGGCCGCGCCCTGCTCGCCCGGGCGCCGTTCTACCAGGCGGTGGGACGGTTGTTTGAGGACTACGATCTGCTGCTGACGCCGACGATGCCGGTCGCGGCCTGGCCGGTCGAACCGGACAGCGGCGCCGTCATCGACGGCCGCCCGGCGCCGACCCTCTTGGAGCGGCTCACGTTTACCTTTCCGTTCAACCTGACGGGGCACCCGGCCGTGTCGGTGCCGTGCGGATGGACGCGGGCGGGGCTGCCGGTGGGACTGCAGATCATCGGCCGCTGGCACGCCGACGCGACGGTGCTGTGCGCCGCCGCCGGGTTCGAGGCCGTTCAGCCCTGGGCCGGCCGGCGCCCGCCGCTCGATTAG
- a CDS encoding DUF2167 domain-containing protein codes for MAVYRLADFLVTLSFARTYRRALREETDAKSKNYAIVGKKTMPYPRGDAAVGMDYRYVRSHLEWTAGRYKIFGQTQRYLPVKFERGLTDQELDDLERKFDFRFPPDLRLFLSLGLPVDTRMSKPRGRLSGWLNWRRASEAEIRERLNHPYEGICFDVKNGIWLEAWGEKPPILEDRLGKIKQLMTEAPRLIPIYGHRYIPDRPHEEGNPIFSVWQTDIIHCGSDLEGYLENEFPYRFGISLETHTQTPSLKRPAKAIEFWADIVDANTPAARPDYQEEPSVSSSPGVPKTDAERQNVLQQLPWQRGGTFPLTESRATLIVDESRAVLTGAAATARFWMTTQGIGPFRQTAQGTRFRLPTDVVVLNRETGEFVTFRHVRGGYVRLDDWIGNTLDAGGILKRVNAATKANNKRRAAKGLGPYELIGWRDKPTLDLETHSVHWAISTRDADTGTILTDAVTVVLGRFEYEELRWFGKAGQDPAVFLAEMRHGFHFDPGAQYADFQPGDVTHPSGIAALVAVLAGAEVTERPDP; via the coding sequence GTGGCCGTCTATCGTCTTGCTGATTTTTTAGTGACTCTCTCGTTCGCCAGGACGTACCGGAGAGCGTTACGGGAAGAAACGGATGCCAAGAGCAAAAACTATGCAATCGTAGGGAAGAAAACGATGCCCTACCCGCGCGGCGATGCCGCTGTCGGTATGGACTACCGCTACGTTCGAAGCCACCTTGAGTGGACAGCAGGGAGATATAAGATTTTCGGCCAGACGCAACGATACTTGCCTGTGAAATTCGAACGTGGCTTGACAGACCAAGAACTCGACGACCTCGAGCGCAAATTTGACTTCCGCTTTCCTCCTGACTTGCGACTATTTTTGTCTCTGGGCTTGCCTGTCGACACGCGGATGAGCAAACCGCGAGGTCGGTTGTCGGGATGGCTGAACTGGCGACGGGCGAGTGAGGCGGAGATTCGCGAAAGACTAAATCATCCGTATGAAGGCATCTGCTTTGATGTCAAAAACGGCATTTGGCTTGAGGCATGGGGGGAAAAACCGCCAATCTTAGAGGACCGCTTGGGAAAAATCAAGCAATTGATGACCGAAGCGCCAAGATTGATTCCCATCTACGGCCACCGGTACATTCCCGATCGCCCGCACGAAGAGGGCAACCCCATATTTTCCGTCTGGCAGACGGACATAATCCATTGCGGTTCAGATCTGGAAGGCTACCTGGAAAACGAATTCCCGTATCGTTTCGGGATCTCTTTGGAAACGCATACCCAGACGCCTTCTCTCAAGAGGCCTGCCAAAGCGATTGAGTTTTGGGCAGACATCGTTGACGCCAATACGCCCGCGGCTCGGCCGGACTACCAGGAAGAACCTTCTGTCTCTTCCTCTCCGGGTGTCCCGAAGACGGATGCCGAGCGACAGAATGTTCTGCAGCAGCTGCCGTGGCAGCGGGGCGGCACGTTCCCTCTCACTGAATCAAGGGCGACGCTCATTGTCGACGAAAGCCGGGCTGTGCTTACCGGGGCGGCGGCTACCGCCCGCTTTTGGATGACCACCCAGGGCATCGGACCTTTTCGGCAGACGGCCCAGGGCACACGATTCAGGTTGCCCACGGATGTCGTCGTTCTCAATCGAGAAACAGGGGAGTTTGTCACGTTCCGGCACGTCAGAGGCGGGTATGTCCGCCTGGACGATTGGATTGGGAACACCCTCGATGCCGGCGGCATCCTCAAGAGAGTAAATGCGGCGACCAAAGCCAACAACAAAAGGCGGGCAGCCAAAGGACTGGGTCCGTATGAACTCATCGGTTGGCGGGACAAGCCGACTCTTGATCTGGAGACCCACAGTGTCCACTGGGCCATAAGTACGAGAGACGCCGACACGGGCACGATTCTTACCGATGCGGTGACGGTCGTTTTGGGCCGGTTCGAATATGAGGAACTGAGATGGTTTGGAAAAGCCGGCCAAGATCCAGCAGTGTTTCTGGCGGAGATGCGCCACGGTTTTCACTTCGACCCCGGAGCGCAATATGCGGACTTCCAGCCCGGCGATGTGACGCACCCATCTGGTATTGCCGCGCTCGTCGCCGTGTTGGCAGGGGCAGAGGTCACGGAGAGGCCCGATCCTTAG